A window of Cohnella herbarum contains these coding sequences:
- a CDS encoding copper amine oxidase N-terminal domain-containing protein: MSRARNRLLIVFLAVCLCLTGATGAVYGEEATGKPPGIASVLADGTPVLEDGSIWLTNKGAPLQKQLNLVAATGTSSAGYGINKAGKLVLWSGGQEPQVVADSSNVKQVGGDSWLLTDGSLWTMDRGTKKELASFKGTRAFDEADGVIAALSEAGDLRRYESTYAEPALVAKISDAAAIRKVKVGDDQVALLYEDGRVILYDVFHFGDDMKPIPETLATDGVDIGFSEDTTLLVVKKDGTAWINGTGLNVNKFKLNPIEGIDQLKRIVPAQGVPDFYAQQTNGSWVSFKSGKFSPLNVPAVERLSFEVSSLSPTVGGQIKGTVSLVYNTGETAKVPWGAVRVSIDKPYLLQPLEDGSFKSLGVGEATVTVEAGGIKQSLKLVSGMKNPLTNAKQVKGITYLPVKSVFQALGGTVSYKSSAKTYNIAVGTTSITITKGSAKATVNGKKVTMKGAPTENNGELLFSSDLLSQALGAKLKWDSAKQQMHVSIGAGQFIVKANQQTAGSSPSTAGSGKLYAVAATGNMAGWKVLKGHRYEKSLKIYFIYKNGMTSTKTEDIRPVNLSKKVSWVDDSGKKRTNTVGEIYELFQVFSGQYTDDWFSKKFGTLYADWLLSSTVDATQLVDEYLQSTGQMKTNNYPVTLTPDAQFE; the protein is encoded by the coding sequence ATGTCGAGAGCGCGCAATAGATTGTTGATTGTATTCCTTGCGGTATGTTTGTGTTTAACGGGCGCGACTGGAGCCGTATATGGCGAGGAGGCTACAGGCAAACCTCCCGGTATTGCTTCCGTGCTGGCAGACGGAACGCCTGTGCTGGAAGATGGCTCGATATGGTTAACCAATAAAGGAGCGCCTCTGCAAAAGCAATTAAATCTTGTAGCCGCCACGGGAACCAGCAGCGCAGGCTACGGGATTAACAAGGCTGGCAAGCTTGTTCTATGGTCTGGGGGACAGGAACCTCAGGTTGTTGCCGATAGTAGCAACGTGAAGCAAGTCGGCGGCGATTCTTGGTTGCTGACCGACGGATCGTTATGGACGATGGACCGGGGAACGAAGAAAGAGCTGGCGAGCTTTAAGGGAACAAGAGCGTTCGATGAGGCCGACGGAGTTATCGCCGCGTTGTCGGAAGCGGGAGATCTTAGGAGATACGAGAGTACGTATGCCGAGCCGGCACTTGTTGCCAAGATCTCGGATGCGGCCGCCATTCGCAAAGTTAAAGTCGGAGACGATCAAGTAGCTCTATTGTATGAGGACGGAAGAGTGATCCTGTACGACGTTTTCCACTTCGGCGACGACATGAAACCCATACCGGAGACCTTAGCTACGGACGGCGTAGATATCGGGTTCAGCGAAGATACGACGCTGCTGGTCGTTAAGAAAGACGGTACGGCGTGGATTAACGGAACGGGATTAAACGTTAACAAATTCAAGCTTAACCCGATCGAAGGGATCGATCAGCTTAAACGGATCGTGCCGGCACAAGGCGTTCCGGACTTCTATGCCCAGCAAACGAACGGATCGTGGGTTTCTTTTAAATCCGGGAAGTTCTCGCCGTTGAACGTTCCTGCGGTAGAAAGACTGTCGTTCGAGGTTTCTAGCCTCAGTCCGACCGTCGGCGGACAAATCAAGGGCACTGTAAGTCTTGTGTACAATACCGGGGAGACGGCCAAGGTGCCTTGGGGAGCGGTTCGAGTGAGTATTGACAAACCGTATTTGCTCCAACCTCTCGAGGATGGCAGCTTTAAGTCTCTGGGCGTGGGGGAAGCGACCGTTACCGTTGAAGCCGGCGGAATCAAACAGTCGTTGAAGCTCGTTTCCGGCATGAAGAATCCGCTGACGAACGCGAAGCAAGTGAAAGGAATTACATATTTGCCGGTCAAATCGGTTTTCCAGGCGCTTGGCGGTACGGTTAGCTATAAATCCTCCGCGAAAACTTACAACATTGCCGTTGGGACGACATCGATTACGATCACCAAAGGAAGCGCGAAGGCAACGGTAAACGGAAAGAAGGTTACGATGAAAGGTGCTCCTACGGAGAATAACGGGGAACTGCTATTCTCATCGGACCTGCTCAGTCAAGCTCTAGGCGCCAAATTAAAGTGGGACTCCGCGAAGCAGCAGATGCATGTTTCGATTGGAGCGGGACAATTCATCGTGAAAGCCAACCAACAAACAGCCGGGAGTTCACCTTCTACCGCGGGCTCGGGCAAGTTGTACGCGGTAGCGGCTACCGGCAATATGGCCGGGTGGAAAGTCCTTAAGGGGCATCGCTACGAAAAGTCGCTCAAGATTTATTTTATATACAAGAACGGGATGACTTCGACGAAGACGGAAGATATTCGCCCCGTTAACTTGAGTAAGAAAGTGTCATGGGTAGACGACTCCGGCAAGAAGAGAACGAATACGGTCGGAGAAATATATGAACTCTTCCAAGTATTCAGCGGACAATACACGGATGATTGGTTCTCCAAGAAGTTCGGGACGTTATATGCGGACTGGCTGCTCTCTTCAACCGTTGATGCGACGCAACTCGTCGATGAATATCTGCAAAGCACCGGTCAGATGAAGACGAATAATTACCCTGTGACTCTGACGCCGGACGCTCAATTCGAATAA
- a CDS encoding DUF2252 domain-containing protein: MAMENELTGRVKHTQLKLRGMTISQVLDEFDGRIMGLDQEKRAMKYRKMRGSPYLFFRGSAYLFYFDVGREWFPYHSDPSRPTWIQGDLHFENFGAFRSEKGRIVFDVNDFDEGCTGSYLYDVLRMSVSLFLAMSEKELPLEDQTDTVSAYLSAYVKQIRKFAGRKEDPRSLVFDEQSTEGPVRKLLKKTEKLAASNLVEGITMLEDGRRVFRWSEEILKPTAEERELVMNGWADYMSSLSSRTGQPDSYYQVKDIAVKHGSGTASIGLDRFYVLMEGDSGHQGLDDIIIEIKEVRAPVPAYFMPYNEAFWEKFAHQGKRVITTQQAMHHEADPFLGYLTMDGRQFYARERSPYKKKLKPHKLEGSKDWQRTAECMGQITAKLHARADADVEGDMLSYHSEDEIVRAIGKDTDAFCEYVTNRALSYAHQVREDFALFKEWSETLETVNT, encoded by the coding sequence ATGGCGATGGAGAATGAGTTAACGGGACGGGTTAAGCACACGCAGCTCAAATTGCGGGGGATGACGATTTCTCAAGTGTTGGACGAATTCGACGGTCGAATCATGGGCTTGGATCAGGAGAAACGCGCGATGAAATATCGCAAAATGAGGGGAAGCCCCTATTTGTTCTTTCGAGGGAGCGCGTATTTATTCTACTTCGACGTAGGTCGGGAATGGTTCCCATACCACAGCGATCCGAGTCGGCCGACTTGGATCCAGGGAGATCTTCATTTCGAGAACTTCGGAGCGTTCCGCAGCGAGAAGGGGAGGATCGTCTTCGACGTGAACGATTTCGACGAAGGCTGTACGGGCTCGTATTTGTATGACGTTCTTCGAATGTCCGTGAGTCTCTTCCTGGCCATGTCCGAGAAGGAACTGCCTCTTGAAGATCAGACCGATACCGTTTCCGCGTATTTATCCGCCTATGTGAAACAGATCCGAAAGTTTGCCGGACGCAAGGAGGATCCTCGCTCTCTCGTTTTCGACGAGCAATCTACCGAAGGCCCGGTTCGCAAGCTGTTGAAGAAAACCGAGAAGCTCGCGGCCAGCAATTTAGTCGAGGGAATTACGATGCTGGAAGACGGGCGCCGGGTATTCCGCTGGTCGGAGGAAATCTTGAAGCCGACGGCGGAGGAGCGGGAGCTCGTGATGAACGGTTGGGCCGATTACATGAGCAGCCTGTCGTCCCGAACCGGTCAACCGGACTCTTATTACCAAGTGAAGGATATCGCGGTGAAACACGGTTCCGGCACGGCTTCCATCGGCTTGGACAGGTTCTATGTTCTAATGGAGGGAGACTCCGGCCACCAAGGACTCGATGACATCATCATCGAAATCAAAGAGGTGCGAGCGCCGGTACCGGCTTACTTCATGCCTTACAATGAAGCGTTCTGGGAGAAGTTCGCTCACCAGGGCAAGCGGGTTATCACGACTCAGCAGGCGATGCATCATGAAGCCGACCCATTCCTAGGTTATCTGACGATGGACGGCCGACAATTTTACGCAAGGGAACGGTCCCCCTACAAGAAGAAGCTGAAGCCTCATAAACTCGAGGGATCGAAAGATTGGCAGAGGACGGCGGAATGCATGGGCCAGATTACGGCCAAGCTGCACGCTCGCGCGGATGCGGACGTAGAGGGCGACATGCTGTCTTACCATAGCGAGGACGAGATTGTTCGGGCAATCGGCAAGGATACCGATGCTTTCTGCGAATATGTAACGAACAGGGCATTATCCTACGCTCATCAGGTTCGGGAAGACTTTGCGCTATTCAAGGAATGGAGCGAGACATTGGAAACCGTAAATACCTAG
- a CDS encoding DUF2306 domain-containing protein, producing MIRAIKGNKWLTTVAFLAIAVSLFSAFQYFVMGANKSGLVLEKLRVMNLDDLWYVILYIHIATSIAAICTGWTQFIGQIRAKSIRVHRTIGRIYSYSVLLGGISGAYLSFYATGGWVSSAGFLLLSLLWLYTLFQGIRAIAARKDRLEHQKWMTRNYALTFAAVMLRIYIPISIALFGFEAFNDFYRVIAWLCWVPNLFFAQWLLNRSKPKTIGRRREGGMHEIR from the coding sequence GTGATTAGAGCAATTAAGGGTAATAAATGGCTGACAACCGTTGCTTTCCTTGCCATCGCCGTGAGCCTGTTTTCGGCATTCCAGTATTTCGTTATGGGAGCAAACAAGTCCGGGCTTGTTCTAGAAAAGCTCAGAGTGATGAATCTCGATGACTTGTGGTACGTCATACTCTATATTCACATTGCGACTTCCATAGCGGCAATCTGCACGGGGTGGACGCAATTCATAGGCCAGATCAGAGCCAAATCCATACGCGTTCACCGGACGATCGGCAGAATCTATAGCTATAGCGTATTGTTGGGAGGCATTTCGGGAGCTTACTTATCCTTCTACGCAACGGGCGGGTGGGTGTCGAGCGCCGGATTTCTTCTGCTTTCGCTGTTATGGTTATATACGCTGTTTCAAGGGATCAGGGCGATTGCCGCGAGGAAAGACCGCTTAGAGCACCAAAAATGGATGACGAGGAACTATGCGCTTACTTTCGCGGCGGTTATGCTTAGAATCTATATCCCGATTTCTATAGCTTTGTTCGGGTTCGAAGCCTTCAATGACTTTTACCGCGTAATCGCTTGGCTTTGCTGGGTGCCTAACTTGTTTTTCGCGCAGTGGCTGTTGAACCGCTCGAAACCTAAGACGATCGGGAGACGCCGCGAGGGAGGGATGCATGAGATTCGTTGA
- a CDS encoding amino acid ABC transporter ATP-binding protein, producing the protein MIEIRELHKSFGSLEVLKGVDLTLEKGKVLVIIGPSGSGKTTLLRCLNLLEVPDKGSLRLGDNAFEFHERAKIPQKNIISLRQSTGMVFQSFNLFPHMTALGNVMEGQITVQKKSKDEARKRAEALLAKVGLADKANSYPHQLSGGQQQRVAIARAMAVDPEVLLFDEPTSALDPELVGEVLKVMKQLATEGMTMAIVTHEMKFAADVADRIILMDAGRIIEQGPPREVLNNPRTERAIQFFNHLNGQKDAE; encoded by the coding sequence ATGATCGAAATTCGCGAATTGCATAAATCTTTCGGTTCTCTCGAAGTGTTGAAGGGCGTCGATCTCACGTTGGAGAAAGGCAAAGTCCTAGTCATTATTGGCCCTTCCGGCTCAGGCAAAACAACGCTACTCCGTTGCCTTAATCTATTGGAAGTTCCGGACAAGGGCTCCCTGAGGTTAGGGGATAACGCCTTCGAATTCCACGAACGCGCTAAAATCCCGCAGAAAAACATTATCTCGCTGCGCCAAAGTACGGGAATGGTGTTTCAATCGTTTAATTTGTTCCCGCATATGACCGCTCTCGGCAATGTCATGGAAGGGCAAATTACCGTACAGAAGAAAAGCAAGGACGAGGCTCGTAAACGGGCGGAAGCTCTGCTGGCTAAGGTTGGCCTTGCCGATAAAGCGAATTCTTATCCGCATCAGCTATCCGGAGGACAACAGCAACGGGTCGCCATCGCCCGGGCTATGGCCGTTGATCCGGAAGTATTGCTATTCGATGAGCCTACGTCTGCGCTAGATCCCGAGCTGGTCGGCGAAGTGTTGAAGGTCATGAAACAGCTGGCAACCGAAGGAATGACGATGGCGATCGTCACGCACGAGATGAAGTTCGCGGCGGACGTAGCCGATCGGATTATTCTGATGGACGCGGGACGTATCATCGAGCAGGGACCGCCTCGCGAAGTGCTTAATAACCCTCGGACGGAACGGGCCATTCAATTCTTTAATCACCTGAACGGGCAGAAGGATGCTGAGTAG
- a CDS encoding amino acid ABC transporter permease, protein MNERQLEVFLDSLWPLLKAGVLYTIPLTLITFALGLTLAVVTALVRLSSLKILKWIADFYVWVIRGTPLLVQLFIIFYGLPSVGITLNVYTSAVIGLSLSVGAYCSEIVRAAIISVHKGQWEAAFSLGMSRMQTLRRVILPQAARVSVPPLGNAFISLVKDTSLVAIITYVEMFRRAQQISATTYEPMAVYCAVAVIYLAFSTVLSVLQTRVEKRFERFSAH, encoded by the coding sequence ATGAACGAGCGTCAATTAGAGGTTTTTCTCGACTCCTTGTGGCCCCTGCTTAAAGCAGGGGTTCTTTATACCATTCCTCTCACATTAATCACGTTCGCTTTAGGGTTAACGCTTGCTGTCGTGACGGCGCTCGTCCGATTATCCTCATTGAAGATTCTCAAGTGGATAGCAGACTTTTACGTATGGGTCATTCGGGGAACTCCGCTATTGGTACAGCTTTTTATCATTTTTTACGGCTTGCCTAGCGTCGGGATTACGCTAAACGTATATACGTCGGCCGTCATCGGACTCTCGTTAAGCGTGGGTGCATACTGCTCGGAAATCGTGCGAGCGGCGATTATATCCGTGCATAAGGGGCAATGGGAAGCCGCATTTTCGCTCGGAATGTCCCGAATGCAAACTTTACGTCGCGTGATTTTGCCCCAAGCCGCTCGAGTATCCGTTCCTCCGCTAGGTAATGCCTTTATCAGTCTAGTTAAAGACACGTCGCTCGTAGCCATCATCACCTATGTCGAGATGTTCAGAAGAGCTCAGCAGATTTCCGCAACTACCTACGAACCGATGGCTGTCTATTGCGCCGTAGCCGTTATTTATTTAGCCTTCAGTACCGTGCTATCCGTCCTGCAAACTCGCGTGGAAAAGCGTTTCGAACGCTTCTCCGCCCACTAA
- a CDS encoding amino acid ABC transporter substrate-binding protein produces the protein MKRKSLLTVLLTLSVVLAACGNKEEKPANSASPSAPAENTESSSPVAQSSLDDIKASGKLKIGTEGTYAPFTYHDESGKLTGFDVEIAEEVSKRLGVEPEFLETPWDGIIAGLDAKRFDVIFNQVSITDERKEKYDFSDPYIVSKAVLLVHEDNTEITKLADLKGKSAAQSLTSNLTKIAEENGAKIVGTDGFNQAIDLLLTKRVDATINDGLSYLDLKKQKPDVKIKVVDETSEASHSAALIRKGNEELVAAINEALAAMQSDGTYLKISEKYFGTDVSK, from the coding sequence ATGAAAAGAAAAAGTTTATTGACAGTGCTACTTACGTTAAGCGTGGTTTTGGCAGCTTGCGGGAATAAAGAGGAAAAACCTGCGAATTCCGCGTCGCCATCCGCTCCCGCCGAGAATACGGAATCTTCGAGCCCGGTTGCCCAAAGCTCGCTCGATGATATTAAAGCCAGCGGCAAACTCAAAATCGGCACCGAAGGCACTTATGCTCCGTTCACGTATCATGACGAAAGCGGAAAATTGACCGGATTCGACGTTGAAATCGCGGAAGAGGTCAGCAAGCGTCTTGGCGTAGAGCCCGAGTTTCTGGAAACGCCTTGGGATGGGATCATTGCCGGTCTGGATGCCAAGCGATTCGACGTCATCTTCAATCAAGTGTCCATAACGGATGAACGGAAAGAAAAATACGATTTCTCCGATCCTTATATCGTTTCCAAAGCGGTGCTGCTCGTTCATGAGGATAATACCGAAATTACGAAGCTAGCCGATCTTAAAGGCAAATCCGCCGCGCAATCGTTAACGAGTAATCTGACGAAAATCGCGGAAGAGAACGGAGCCAAGATCGTTGGCACCGACGGCTTTAACCAAGCGATCGATTTGTTGCTTACCAAACGCGTAGATGCTACTATTAATGACGGCTTGTCTTACCTCGATCTGAAAAAACAAAAGCCGGACGTGAAAATTAAAGTGGTGGACGAGACTTCGGAAGCTTCCCATAGCGCGGCGCTTATCCGCAAAGGTAACGAAGAATTGGTCGCGGCGATTAACGAAGCTCTAGCCGCGATGCAAAGCGATGGAACTTATCTTAAGATTTCCGAGAAATATTTCGGTACGGACGTTTCCAAATAA
- a CDS encoding esterase-like activity of phytase family protein has translation MRKSLVTALSVSLVASTLFATGSFAATKTKQVDSFRPLAIFSVPGGGIAEIIAATPDGNRLFYTSAGLGSIGVMDLTVPSKPKQISSIEVGGEPTSVTITPDGKTALAVVITSKREIGEAVDIKPGKLIAIDTKTLKIKGELAIGNHPDSIALTTLKGQYVAVIAIENEPMYLDDKGIRTDEEAPGFEGDISGPGYVQIVNIDKTDLSKSKIKDIKFDAAQLKAKGLLFPEDPQPEFVDIRNGKAAVTLQENNGVAIIDVQSSKITSLFSSGKPVKQKADLTEDGKISFTGSYPEDVSKEEYAGARMSDAIAWNAAGTTLYTADEGELDYTGGRGWSVWSPAGKLLWTDKGALEQKASEYGYYADSRSEAKGIEVEGVETAIFGKKEFAFVGSERGSFVALYDITKPSAPSFIQLLPTGTRPEGLLALPQKNLFLTSDETTGTISIFEGVSGIYQAPAKNPTISAKPGVSWAAISGLAADAKNSNVLYAVPDIAMQSYIYKLDLKGGEAKLSHHVAIKENGKLASLDMEGIALDTSIVKGKQPGFWVASEGNALFKDKEYMANLLVQVDSKGTVLRKVALPAEIDSAEGGVIRNNGFEGVTISSDGRYLLAPIQREYAKDASVNGVSYARIARYDLKTDAWEFFLYPLEKTDTKGDWIGLSEIVNLGKDKYAVIERDKLIGGAAKLKAVYTFSLNGVKPFAGLTEETSAIAGSVIKKTKALELKSTIAPFEKLEGLTVTPDGKVWAAVDNDGGVHLSGLYQVANLKDISK, from the coding sequence ATGAGAAAATCACTCGTAACGGCTTTATCGGTCTCGCTTGTCGCTTCAACCCTGTTCGCAACGGGAAGCTTCGCGGCTACTAAAACCAAGCAAGTCGACTCCTTCCGTCCGCTTGCCATTTTCTCGGTACCCGGAGGCGGAATCGCGGAAATCATTGCCGCTACTCCCGATGGCAACAGATTGTTCTATACGAGCGCGGGTCTCGGCAGCATCGGGGTCATGGATCTGACCGTTCCGTCCAAGCCCAAGCAGATTAGCTCGATTGAAGTAGGCGGCGAACCTACTAGCGTTACGATTACTCCCGACGGCAAAACGGCTTTGGCCGTCGTCATTACGTCTAAGCGAGAGATTGGTGAAGCAGTCGATATCAAACCGGGCAAGCTGATTGCCATCGATACGAAAACGTTGAAAATCAAAGGCGAACTAGCGATCGGCAATCATCCCGATTCCATCGCGTTGACTACGTTAAAAGGTCAATACGTCGCGGTCATCGCCATCGAGAACGAGCCGATGTATTTGGACGATAAAGGCATTAGAACGGATGAAGAAGCACCGGGCTTCGAAGGTGACATTAGCGGTCCCGGTTACGTTCAGATCGTGAATATCGATAAAACCGATCTTTCTAAATCCAAGATCAAAGATATTAAATTCGATGCTGCGCAATTGAAAGCCAAAGGTCTTCTGTTCCCGGAAGATCCGCAGCCGGAATTCGTCGATATTCGCAACGGGAAAGCCGCCGTTACGCTTCAGGAGAATAACGGAGTCGCGATCATCGATGTGCAATCCTCCAAGATAACTAGCTTATTCTCTTCCGGAAAACCCGTTAAACAAAAGGCCGATCTCACCGAAGACGGCAAAATCTCCTTCACCGGCTCCTATCCGGAAGACGTGAGCAAGGAAGAATACGCAGGCGCTAGAATGTCCGATGCCATCGCGTGGAACGCTGCGGGTACGACGTTGTATACGGCTGACGAAGGCGAATTGGATTATACGGGCGGTCGCGGTTGGAGCGTATGGAGCCCTGCGGGTAAGCTGTTGTGGACGGACAAAGGAGCGCTTGAGCAGAAAGCCTCCGAATACGGCTATTACGCGGATTCCCGTTCGGAAGCCAAGGGAATTGAAGTAGAAGGCGTTGAAACGGCTATATTCGGTAAAAAAGAATTCGCCTTCGTCGGTTCGGAGCGCGGTTCGTTCGTAGCGCTGTACGATATCACGAAGCCGTCGGCTCCGTCATTCATTCAACTGTTGCCGACAGGCACTCGCCCCGAAGGTCTGCTGGCCCTGCCGCAGAAGAACCTGTTCCTGACTTCCGACGAAACGACGGGCACGATTTCGATTTTCGAAGGCGTATCCGGTATCTACCAAGCTCCCGCTAAGAACCCTACGATTTCCGCCAAGCCTGGCGTCTCTTGGGCGGCAATTTCCGGTTTAGCGGCAGATGCGAAGAATAGCAACGTGCTGTACGCCGTTCCGGATATCGCGATGCAGTCTTACATTTATAAGCTTGATCTGAAGGGCGGAGAAGCCAAGCTCTCCCATCATGTAGCCATTAAAGAAAACGGCAAGCTGGCATCGCTAGACATGGAAGGCATCGCCTTGGACACTTCGATCGTCAAAGGCAAACAGCCCGGCTTCTGGGTCGCCAGCGAAGGCAACGCTTTGTTCAAGGATAAGGAATACATGGCTAACCTGCTCGTTCAAGTCGATAGCAAAGGCACCGTGTTGCGTAAAGTCGCTTTGCCTGCGGAGATCGATTCGGCCGAAGGCGGAGTGATTCGCAATAACGGCTTCGAAGGCGTTACGATTTCATCAGACGGCCGCTACCTTCTGGCTCCGATCCAACGCGAGTACGCCAAGGATGCCAGCGTTAACGGAGTAAGTTACGCGCGCATCGCACGATACGATCTGAAGACCGATGCTTGGGAATTTTTCCTCTATCCGCTTGAAAAAACGGACACGAAAGGCGACTGGATCGGCCTATCCGAGATCGTCAACCTTGGCAAAGACAAATATGCCGTCATCGAACGGGATAAACTCATCGGCGGAGCGGCTAAGCTTAAAGCGGTATACACGTTCTCGTTGAATGGCGTTAAACCTTTTGCCGGGCTGACGGAGGAAACTTCGGCGATCGCCGGTTCGGTGATCAAGAAAACCAAAGCGCTTGAGCTTAAATCGACTATCGCCCCATTCGAGAAACTCGAAGGATTAACGGTAACTCCGGACGGAAAAGTATGGGCCGCAGTCGATAATGACGGCGGGGTTCATCTATCGGGTTTATATCAAGTCGCTAACTTGAAAGATATTAGCAAATAA
- a CDS encoding extracellular solute-binding protein — MKKISRKMIGTSLAALLAVSLSACGSSNNGNGNEASAPASSAPASSAPASSAAASEDTGSKENVTITFQNIYPDQTDPKYGMLRKIVAQYESEHPNVKIELDSLNTDQQKLKLKTQAASREVPDITIVNPAAQMQPFVDADLFAPLNEMVEKNGLKETFQDGILEPYTFNGNLYALPDGNNIALVYYNKKMFEEAGAKVPTTFEEMVETVKTLKAKGMTPIAIGEKDSWTGSFLFMNIVLRTNGGPGFLQDVVDGKKTFEDPAFIEAVDAFQSLVQAGAFQEGATSFDYNAGENLFKTGKSAMYFMGSWATGGIETSTVGQNGEIGVFKFPTVGGKGNPNEFMLAPGSAFAVSKDSKHLEETLDFLNYFMLNYPKEAFAVKGAVGVAQKVDGDFKAAGYSDMAMEVLGLFKEVKGGDLAFDNTMNPGTAQVHLSSIQNLFVAKKDSAEVAKEHQKGYEENKK, encoded by the coding sequence ATGAAAAAGATAAGCAGAAAAATGATCGGTACGTCATTGGCGGCATTGCTCGCGGTTAGCTTGTCCGCCTGCGGATCCAGCAACAACGGTAACGGCAACGAGGCAAGCGCACCGGCAAGCAGTGCTCCGGCGAGCAGCGCGCCTGCAAGCAGCGCGGCCGCAAGCGAAGACACCGGCAGCAAAGAAAACGTCACGATTACGTTCCAGAACATTTACCCGGATCAAACGGATCCGAAATACGGCATGCTGCGCAAGATCGTCGCGCAATACGAATCCGAGCACCCGAACGTGAAGATCGAGCTCGATTCCCTGAATACCGACCAACAGAAGCTGAAATTGAAGACGCAAGCTGCTTCCAGAGAAGTTCCGGATATTACGATCGTGAACCCGGCCGCTCAAATGCAACCGTTCGTAGATGCCGACTTGTTCGCTCCGCTCAACGAAATGGTCGAGAAGAACGGACTGAAAGAGACTTTCCAAGATGGCATTCTGGAGCCGTACACCTTCAACGGCAACCTGTATGCCCTACCGGACGGCAACAATATCGCGCTTGTTTACTACAATAAGAAAATGTTCGAAGAAGCGGGCGCGAAAGTGCCGACAACGTTCGAAGAAATGGTCGAAACCGTTAAAACGCTGAAAGCCAAAGGCATGACGCCGATCGCGATCGGCGAGAAAGATTCTTGGACCGGTTCGTTCCTGTTCATGAACATCGTGCTCCGCACGAACGGCGGCCCCGGCTTCCTGCAAGACGTCGTAGACGGCAAGAAAACGTTCGAAGATCCGGCATTCATCGAAGCCGTAGATGCGTTCCAATCGCTCGTTCAAGCAGGAGCATTCCAAGAAGGCGCGACTTCCTTCGACTACAATGCCGGCGAGAACTTGTTCAAAACCGGTAAGTCGGCCATGTACTTCATGGGAAGCTGGGCAACCGGCGGTATCGAGACTTCGACGGTCGGACAGAACGGCGAGATCGGCGTATTCAAATTCCCGACGGTCGGCGGTAAAGGCAATCCGAATGAATTCATGCTCGCGCCGGGCAGCGCGTTCGCGGTATCCAAAGATAGCAAACACCTGGAAGAAACGCTCGATTTCCTGAATTACTTCATGCTGAACTATCCGAAAGAAGCATTCGCCGTTAAAGGCGCGGTAGGCGTAGCGCAGAAAGTCGACGGAGACTTCAAAGCCGCGGGTTACTCCGACATGGCGATGGAAGTACTGGGCTTGTTCAAAGAAGTTAAAGGCGGAGACCTCGCGTTCGATAACACGATGAATCCGGGAACGGCTCAAGTTCACTTGTCCAGCATCCAAAACCTGTTCGTCGCTAAGAAAGATTCGGCTGAAGTAGCCAAAGAGCACCAAAAAGGCTACGAAGAGAACAAAAAATAA